One stretch of Zingiber officinale cultivar Zhangliang chromosome 6B, Zo_v1.1, whole genome shotgun sequence DNA includes these proteins:
- the LOC121991116 gene encoding L-ascorbate oxidase homolog, producing LLLVLLLDVQCDDPYRFFDWKVTYGDIYPLGIRQQVILINGQFPGPEIQSQTNDNIIINVYNGLTEPFLITWNGVQLRGNSWQDGVYGTNCGIPPNKNYTYVMRFKDQIGSFFYFPSLGFQKAAGGYGGISILSRPGVPVPFLAPVKEYTLLIGDWYKTAIHSILKEKIDNGMELPFPDAILINGRSSSNGASFTVDQGKTYRLRISNVGLMTSLNIQIQGHQMKLVEVEGTHTIQNYYPSLDVHVGQSMSVLVTADQSPKDYYIAVSTRFTTTTLTTTAILHYSNSEQKASGPIPTGPTGQFDWSMNQARTIRTNLSASGPRPNPQGSYHYGSIPVNRTIQLANSAALVGGKQRYAVNSVSFVEADTPLKLADYFKIDGVFRLGSIDDHPTGAAVHLDTAVMAADFRAFAEVVFQNDEPTVQSWHLDGYSFWVVGMNKGEWSPASRNDYNLKDAVSRCTAQLYPNSWTAVYVALDNVGMWNVRSQWWERRYLGQQFYLRVYSPAESRRDEYPMPGNALLCGRAAKELISTAKHSSGSINISIF from the exons ctactgctggtcttactgctcgacgttcagtgcgac GATCCTTATCGATTCTTCGATTGGAAAGTCACCTACGGAGATATCTATCCTTTGGGAATACGACAACAA GTAATATTGATCAATGGGCAATTCCCAGGGCCAGAAATACAGTCTCAAACCAACGACAACATAATCATCAACGTCTACAATGGATTGACGGAGCCTTTCCTCATCACATG GAACGGAGTGCAATTGAGAGGAAACTCATGGCAAGACGGTGTTTATGGGACTAATTGTGGGATCCCACCGAATAAGAACTATACGTACGTGATGCGTTTCAAGGATCAGATTGGAAGCTTCTTTTACTTTCCTTCGTTGGGGTTTCAGAAGGCGGCGGGAGGTTACGGCGGCATCAGTATTCTAAGCAGGCCTGGCGTTCCGGTGCCATTTCTTGCCCCCGTCAAGGAATACACGCTCCTCATCGGCGACTGGTATAAGACGGCTATTCACTCG atattaaaagaaaaaatagacaATGGCATGGAACTTCCCTTCCCCGACGCCATCCTAATCAACGGCCGCAGCAGCTCCAATGGGGCATCCTTCACCGTTGATCAAG GAAAAACCTATCGATTGAGGATCTCCAATGTAGGGTTAATGACCTCCTTAAATATTCAAATCCAAGGCCACCAGATGAAGTTGGTGGAGGTTGAGGGCACACACACTatccaaaactactatccctccCTTGATGTCCATGTTGGCCAATCGATGTCGGTGCTTGTCACGGCTGATCAATCACCCAAGGATTACTACATTGCCGTCTCCACCCgtttcaccaccaccaccctaaCCACCACTGCCATCCTTCATTACAGCAATTCTGAGCAAAAGGCTTCAGGTCCAATCCCCACAGGTCCGACTGGGCAATTCGATTGGTCcatgaaccaagctcgaaccattCG CACAAATCTGAGCGCAAGCGGGCCGCGGCCCAACCCACAAGGCTCGTACCACTACGGCTCGATCCCGGTGAACCGGACGATCCAGCTCGCCAACTCCGCCGCCCTGGTGGGCGGCAAGCAGCGCTACGCCGTCAACAGCGTCTCCTTCGTGGAGGCCGACACGCCGCTGAAGCTCGCCGACTACTTCAAGATTGACGGCGTTTTCAGGCTGGGGAGCATCGACGACCACCCCACCGGCGCGGCGGTGCACCTCGACACGGCGGTCATGGCCGCCGACTTCCGCGCGTTCGCGGAGGTGGTCTTCCAGAACGACGAGCCTACCGTGCAGAGCTGGCATCTGGATGGCTACAGCTTCTGGGTCGTAGG CATGAACAAAGGGGAATGGAGTCCGGCGAGTCGAAACGACTACAACCTTAAAGATGCGGTGTCTCGCTGCACCGCTCAGCTGTATCCCAATTCGTGGACTGCGGTTTACGTAGCCTTGGACAACGTGGGGATGTGGAATGTGCGATCGCAATGGTGGGAGCGACGGTACCTGGGCCAGCAGTTCTACTTGAGGGTTTACTCGCCGGCAGAATCCAGAAGAGACGAGTACCCGATGCCGGGCAACGCCCTCCTCTGCGGCAGAGCAGCGAAGGAGCTGATCAGTACCGCCAAGCACAGCTCCGGCTCCATCAACATTTCTATCTTTTAA